From Deinococcus aquaticus, one genomic window encodes:
- a CDS encoding NAD(P)/FAD-dependent oxidoreductase, whose product MKTLILGAGYSGLAVATKMKPAPGLEALMVEQNAYHTFETRLHEAAAHNTPVTLPLAPLLRGTGVNLEQAQVEGVNLDEREVTLKDGRVLTYDTLVVGLGSVTNFYRIPGLAENAAELKQLSDADEIFNFVNRAYTTEYQGNRDIVVGGAGLTGVELVTELAQRAQLLSKERGLPPFNIYLVEAGPKILPILDDALRAKAQKTLEEYGIHILVGHRLMQATADTVTVQTAEGEQKVIGAGKIIWTGGIQARDIVRGEKLEKGPGGRIAVDDKLRAKGYDNVFIIGDMGLALNQEGKPVPTTAQHAGQQGRLTGKNMMRLVRGEELEAYEPTTLGEFVSLGGLMAVGWMKLPWNQKLAITGGIAHVMKRASEWRWRVSID is encoded by the coding sequence ATGAAGACCCTCATCCTCGGTGCTGGTTACTCCGGCCTTGCTGTCGCCACCAAAATGAAACCCGCGCCCGGACTCGAAGCCCTGATGGTCGAGCAGAACGCCTACCACACCTTCGAAACCCGCCTCCACGAGGCCGCCGCACACAACACCCCCGTCACCCTGCCCCTGGCCCCCCTGCTGCGCGGCACCGGCGTGAACCTCGAACAGGCCCAGGTCGAAGGTGTGAACCTCGACGAGCGTGAAGTCACCCTGAAAGACGGCCGCGTCCTCACCTACGACACCCTGGTCGTCGGGCTGGGCAGCGTCACCAACTTCTACCGCATTCCCGGCCTGGCCGAGAACGCCGCCGAACTCAAGCAGCTCAGCGACGCCGACGAGATCTTCAACTTCGTCAACCGCGCCTACACCACCGAGTACCAGGGCAACCGCGACATCGTCGTCGGCGGCGCCGGCCTGACCGGCGTGGAACTCGTCACGGAACTCGCCCAGCGCGCCCAGCTGCTCAGCAAGGAACGCGGCCTGCCCCCCTTCAACATCTACCTCGTCGAGGCCGGCCCCAAGATCCTGCCGATCCTGGACGACGCCCTGCGCGCCAAAGCCCAGAAAACCCTCGAAGAGTACGGCATTCATATCCTCGTCGGGCACCGCCTGATGCAGGCCACCGCCGACACCGTCACCGTGCAGACCGCCGAGGGCGAGCAGAAAGTCATCGGCGCCGGCAAGATCATCTGGACCGGCGGCATCCAGGCCCGCGACATCGTCAGGGGCGAGAAACTGGAAAAAGGCCCTGGCGGCCGCATCGCCGTGGACGACAAACTGCGCGCCAAAGGCTACGACAACGTGTTCATCATCGGTGACATGGGCCTCGCCCTGAACCAGGAAGGCAAACCCGTGCCCACCACCGCCCAGCACGCCGGGCAGCAGGGCCGCCTGACCGGCAAGAACATGATGCGACTGGTGCGCGGCGAGGAACTCGAAGCGTACGAACCCACCACCCTGGGTGAATTCGTCAGCCTGGGCGGCCTGATGGCCGTCGGCTGGATGAAACTCCCCTGGAACCAGAAGCTCGCCATCACCGGCGGCATCGCCCACGTCATGAAACGCGCCAGTGAATGGCGCTGGCGCGTCAGCATCGACTGA
- a CDS encoding (2Fe-2S)-binding protein — translation MQLSVNGRRREVAYPDEMLVWVLRDELGLTGTHYGCGIGACGSCTVLLDGQVARACLTPARAAAGREVTTVEGLARGEQLHPVQRAFLENPLQCGWCLPGHLMSAAALLERTPSPTDAQIEEAAGVNLCRCGGYNAIRRAVARAAELKREDG, via the coding sequence GTGCAGTTAAGCGTGAATGGGCGGCGGCGCGAGGTGGCGTACCCGGACGAGATGCTGGTGTGGGTGCTGCGTGATGAGCTGGGCCTGACCGGCACGCATTACGGGTGTGGGATCGGCGCGTGCGGCAGTTGCACGGTGCTGCTGGACGGGCAGGTGGCGCGGGCGTGCCTGACTCCGGCGCGGGCGGCGGCGGGGCGGGAGGTGACGACCGTGGAGGGACTGGCGCGCGGGGAGCAGTTGCATCCGGTGCAGCGGGCGTTCCTGGAAAATCCGTTGCAGTGCGGGTGGTGCCTGCCGGGGCATCTGATGTCGGCGGCGGCGCTGCTGGAGCGCACGCCCAGTCCCACGGACGCGCAGATCGAGGAGGCGGCGGGCGTGAACCTGTGCCGCTGCGGCGGGTACAACGCGATCCGCCGGGCGGTGGCCCGCGCCGCTGAACTGAAACGGGAGGACGGATGA
- a CDS encoding xanthine dehydrogenase family protein molybdopterin-binding subunit: MKPVTRRRVLIGLGSGAGLLVVGVPLALNAGRPAIVEYIEENGTGPQDAPRNPDLWFEVTPAGVTFFVPKVEMGQGIHTALAQIAAEELEVTPEQLTVRQADTARGYAGGTMFTFGSTSVKALYRPLREAAATLRELLREEAARQLGVPAARLTAAGGSFFVAGSRERLGYAQVVAGKQGEWVIPEAAPTLKARRDFKRIGRAMPRTDFRDKVLGTATYGYDARLPGMLFGAVARPPRFGARLVSASAGAAGRQPGVVRVVIDLKAGFAGVAAQTRTQARAALSSLELRWEGGTTASTADLDAQIQAGSGSVLRRRGNVRAALSGGTVVQGEYRTPLAAHAHLEPLAALADVKVGGRIEVWASTQYPQMIIDDLRDVFGKEREVLVHPTQLGGGFGRKAGQHAALEAARLSAAVGKPVHVGWTREEDLQHAFYRPPTHHVLRGSVGADGRLRGVEQFTAGGDIIWGQTGLPEFVRDALGFDPGGLLGQFMPYDFPAYRVVNRREALPVPTGYWRGLGVLPNTFALESFMDELAHAARVDPLAFRLRHLGSGEDGRRLRTVLERAAQAAGWGTPLPAGRARGVACCLDLGTASALVAEVSVQGGRVQVHRVTVAADPRLVINPDGARLQVQGSVMMALSSALHEELTIQDGRVVESNFDRYRLLPMRDAPPVEVLLVESGDEPQGMGEPVMGPAAAAVANAVFTLTGERLRTLPLRPRQG; the protein is encoded by the coding sequence ATGAAGCCGGTCACACGGCGGCGGGTGCTGATCGGGCTGGGCAGTGGCGCGGGCCTGCTGGTGGTGGGGGTACCGCTGGCACTGAACGCGGGCCGCCCGGCGATCGTGGAGTACATCGAGGAGAACGGGACGGGCCCGCAGGATGCGCCCCGCAATCCGGACCTGTGGTTCGAGGTGACGCCCGCCGGGGTGACGTTCTTCGTGCCGAAGGTCGAGATGGGTCAGGGCATTCACACGGCGCTGGCGCAGATCGCGGCCGAGGAGCTGGAGGTCACGCCCGAGCAGTTGACGGTGCGGCAGGCGGACACGGCGCGCGGGTACGCGGGTGGGACGATGTTCACGTTCGGTTCGACGAGCGTGAAGGCGCTGTACCGGCCGTTGCGCGAGGCGGCGGCGACGCTGCGGGAGCTGCTGCGCGAGGAGGCGGCGCGGCAGCTGGGCGTTCCGGCGGCGCGGCTGACGGCAGCGGGCGGGTCGTTCTTCGTGGCGGGCTCGCGCGAGCGCCTTGGGTACGCGCAGGTCGTGGCGGGCAAGCAGGGCGAGTGGGTGATCCCGGAGGCCGCGCCCACGCTGAAGGCGCGGCGGGACTTCAAGCGGATCGGGCGGGCCATGCCGCGCACGGACTTCCGGGACAAGGTGCTGGGCACCGCCACGTACGGGTACGACGCGCGTCTGCCGGGCATGCTGTTCGGCGCGGTGGCCCGCCCGCCTAGGTTCGGGGCGCGGCTGGTGTCGGCGTCGGCGGGCGCGGCGGGGCGGCAGCCGGGCGTGGTGCGGGTCGTGATCGACCTGAAGGCCGGGTTCGCGGGGGTGGCGGCGCAGACGCGCACGCAGGCCCGCGCGGCGCTGTCGTCGCTGGAGCTGCGCTGGGAGGGCGGCACGACCGCCAGCACCGCCGATCTGGACGCGCAGATTCAGGCAGGGTCGGGGTCGGTGCTGCGGCGGCGCGGGAACGTCCGCGCAGCCCTCTCGGGGGGGACGGTGGTACAGGGCGAGTACCGCACGCCGCTGGCCGCGCACGCGCACCTGGAACCGCTGGCGGCGCTGGCGGACGTGAAGGTGGGCGGGCGGATCGAGGTGTGGGCCTCCACGCAGTACCCGCAGATGATCATCGACGACCTGCGTGACGTGTTCGGCAAGGAGCGCGAGGTGCTGGTGCATCCGACGCAGCTGGGCGGGGGCTTCGGACGCAAGGCGGGGCAGCACGCGGCGCTGGAGGCCGCGCGGCTCTCGGCGGCGGTCGGGAAGCCCGTGCATGTCGGCTGGACGCGCGAGGAGGACCTCCAGCACGCCTTCTACCGGCCGCCCACCCATCATGTGCTGCGCGGCAGCGTGGGCGCGGACGGGCGGCTGCGGGGCGTGGAGCAGTTCACGGCGGGCGGCGACATCATCTGGGGACAGACCGGCCTGCCGGAGTTCGTGCGGGACGCGCTTGGTTTCGATCCGGGCGGCCTGCTGGGGCAGTTCATGCCGTACGACTTCCCGGCGTACCGGGTCGTGAACCGCCGCGAGGCGCTGCCCGTCCCGACCGGGTACTGGCGGGGGCTGGGCGTCCTGCCGAACACGTTTGCGCTGGAGAGTTTCATGGACGAACTGGCGCACGCGGCCCGCGTGGACCCGCTGGCCTTCCGGCTGCGGCACCTGGGGTCCGGCGAGGACGGGCGGCGGCTGCGCACGGTGCTGGAACGCGCCGCACAGGCGGCCGGGTGGGGCACGCCCCTTCCGGCGGGCCGGGCGCGCGGGGTCGCCTGCTGCCTGGACCTGGGGACCGCCTCGGCGCTGGTGGCCGAGGTCTCGGTGCAGGGCGGGCGGGTGCAGGTGCACCGCGTGACGGTCGCGGCCGACCCCAGACTGGTCATCAATCCGGACGGCGCGCGCCTGCAGGTGCAGGGGTCGGTGATGATGGCCCTGAGTTCCGCCCTGCACGAGGAACTGACCATTCAGGACGGGCGGGTGGTCGAGTCGAACTTCGACCGCTACCGCCTCCTGCCCATGCGGGACGCGCCGCCGGTCGAGGTGCTGCTCGTCGAGAGTGGCGACGAACCGCAGGGCATGGGGGAACCCGTGATGGGTCCGGCGGCGGCGGCCGTGGCGAACGCGGTGTTCACCCTGACCGGCGAGCGCCTGCGGACCCTGCCCCTGCGGCCCCGTCAGGGATAA
- a CDS encoding TlpA family protein disulfide reductase, translating into MEWPAPTDFVHGDPLPPPTAWARPGLVMTFNLECPGCVSRGIPFLKRLHAEFGDSVHLLAVHTSHGHRLLPGGEVVPTLQKFARDYAKLPFPVALDLSGDLARTWHTEGTPHWLAFAPGGELIRSVYGSQENAQTRLQYLLEEWTGRADPAGS; encoded by the coding sequence ATGGAATGGCCCGCCCCCACCGACTTCGTGCACGGCGACCCCCTCCCCCCGCCCACCGCCTGGGCGCGGCCCGGCCTGGTGATGACCTTCAACCTCGAATGCCCTGGCTGCGTGTCGCGTGGCATTCCGTTCCTGAAGCGCCTGCACGCCGAATTCGGCGACTCGGTGCACCTGCTGGCCGTGCACACCAGCCACGGCCACCGCCTGCTGCCCGGAGGGGAGGTCGTGCCCACCCTGCAGAAATTCGCGCGGGACTACGCGAAACTGCCGTTCCCGGTCGCGCTGGACCTGAGCGGCGACCTGGCCCGCACCTGGCACACCGAGGGCACCCCGCACTGGCTGGCCTTCGCGCCGGGCGGCGAACTGATCCGCAGCGTGTACGGCAGCCAGGAGAACGCCCAGACCAGACTCCAGTACCTGCTGGAAGAATGGACCGGGCGCGCCGACCCTGCCGGGTCGTGA
- a CDS encoding ABC transporter substrate-binding protein, translating to MKRFVMIVAVLGSALVGAAHASTVAEVKKKGVLVLGTDPTFAPFEFKGADGQIQGFDIDIARAVAKDLGVRLEIRAVGFGALMPQAVTSGRVDMAMSGITITDERAKVVSFSQPYYRSAQVFIVRGGNPGKFAWPAGVKGKVIGVQANTTGQFVATDLLKPKGATLKVYDDFAAGLADVRAGRIAALVGDAPTVADLKKRLPGQFEQAGKDLAAEDYGMVFKKGSDLAAAANRTLVRLKASGEYQKLLNTWIVQK from the coding sequence ATGAAGCGTTTCGTGATGATTGTGGCGGTCCTCGGTTCGGCTCTGGTGGGCGCGGCGCACGCGTCGACGGTGGCCGAGGTGAAGAAGAAAGGGGTGCTGGTGCTGGGCACCGACCCGACGTTCGCGCCGTTCGAGTTCAAGGGCGCCGACGGGCAGATTCAGGGCTTCGACATCGACATCGCGCGGGCCGTGGCGAAGGACCTGGGCGTGCGGCTGGAGATCCGCGCGGTGGGGTTCGGGGCGCTGATGCCGCAGGCCGTCACGTCCGGGCGGGTGGACATGGCCATGAGCGGAATCACGATCACGGACGAACGCGCGAAGGTCGTGTCGTTCAGCCAGCCCTACTACCGCAGCGCGCAGGTGTTCATCGTGCGGGGCGGGAACCCCGGCAAGTTCGCGTGGCCCGCAGGCGTGAAGGGGAAGGTGATCGGCGTGCAGGCGAACACGACCGGGCAGTTCGTGGCGACCGACCTGCTGAAACCCAAGGGCGCGACCCTGAAGGTGTACGACGATTTCGCGGCCGGACTGGCCGACGTGCGTGCCGGGCGCATCGCGGCGCTGGTCGGGGACGCCCCCACCGTCGCCGACCTGAAAAAGCGCCTGCCGGGGCAGTTCGAGCAGGCTGGCAAGGACCTGGCGGCCGAGGATTACGGCATGGTGTTCAAGAAGGGCAGTGACCTGGCGGCCGCCGCCAACAGAACCCTGGTCCGCCTGAAAGCCAGCGGAGAGTACCAGAAGCTGCTGAACACGTGGATCGTACAGAAGTAA
- a CDS encoding SMR family transporter has translation MNPAATLLILGAVTLDILANILLKKSDGFRHKLPGLAAIALILLAFTLLGVAVRYMPVAVAYAAWGGLGIVTTALLSRRIDGVRLTPTGWAGVALILGSVAVLSSSH, from the coding sequence GTGAACCCGGCCGCCACCCTCCTGATCCTGGGCGCGGTCACGCTCGACATCCTCGCGAACATTCTGCTCAAGAAATCCGACGGATTCCGGCACAAACTGCCAGGACTGGCCGCCATCGCCCTGATCCTGCTGGCCTTCACGCTGCTGGGCGTGGCCGTGCGCTACATGCCCGTCGCGGTCGCCTACGCCGCGTGGGGCGGCCTGGGCATCGTCACGACTGCCCTGCTCAGCCGCCGCATCGACGGCGTGCGCCTGACCCCCACCGGCTGGGCCGGCGTCGCCCTGATTCTCGGCAGCGTCGCCGTGCTCAGCAGCAGCCACTGA
- a CDS encoding DMT family transporter has product MRAWTALLSAIALEVTGTLSLKVFTSAAGTPGLELILTYALLAASYVLLSRAFRQIPVAVAFAVWEAAGLILITGLGALILGEHLRPAQLGAMLALGVGAALLHRGTRPDPRPATGPRTGSSTGSNVSSAPQVSA; this is encoded by the coding sequence ATGCGCGCCTGGACTGCGCTTCTCTCCGCCATTGCCCTGGAAGTCACGGGCACCCTCAGCCTCAAGGTCTTCACCAGCGCCGCCGGCACGCCCGGCCTGGAACTGATTCTCACGTACGCCCTGCTGGCCGCGTCGTACGTGCTGCTGTCCCGCGCGTTCCGGCAGATTCCGGTCGCCGTGGCCTTCGCCGTCTGGGAGGCCGCCGGACTGATCCTGATCACCGGTCTGGGCGCCCTGATCCTCGGCGAGCACCTGCGCCCTGCCCAGCTGGGCGCCATGCTCGCCCTGGGTGTCGGCGCGGCCCTGCTGCACCGCGGCACGCGCCCTGATCCCCGCCCCGCTACCGGCCCCAGGACCGGCTCCAGCACCGGTTCCAACGTCAGCAGCGCCCCGCAGGTCAGCGCGTGA
- a CDS encoding amino acid ABC transporter permease, whose product MNELLTGFRTVLSGEYPRLLLSGLGLTLAVSVCALLVSVVAGTLLGAVRVLRVPLLGALGNAYVEVVRGIPLIVLLSVVYYGLPALGVTLEGFPAAVLALGLYSAAYTSEIVRGGLGSVPEGQAQAARSLGLTRVQALRFVVLPQAWRVALPALGNEFISLILGSSLASAVTLQELFSQGRYITNATYRQFEVYAVLALVYFLLTFALTRLVRLLERRLSRGVTLPDRRVI is encoded by the coding sequence TTGAACGAGTTGCTGACGGGGTTCCGGACGGTGCTGTCCGGCGAGTACCCGCGCCTGCTGCTGTCCGGACTGGGCCTGACGCTGGCAGTCAGCGTGTGCGCGCTGCTGGTGTCGGTGGTGGCAGGCACTCTGCTGGGCGCGGTGCGGGTGCTGCGCGTACCGCTGCTGGGGGCGCTGGGGAACGCGTACGTGGAGGTGGTGCGCGGCATTCCGCTGATCGTGCTGCTGTCGGTGGTGTACTACGGCCTTCCGGCGCTGGGCGTGACGCTGGAGGGCTTCCCGGCGGCAGTGCTGGCGCTGGGGCTCTACTCGGCGGCGTACACCAGTGAGATCGTGCGCGGGGGGCTGGGCAGCGTGCCGGAAGGGCAGGCGCAGGCGGCGCGCAGTCTGGGCCTGACGCGCGTGCAGGCGCTGCGCTTCGTGGTGCTGCCGCAGGCGTGGCGGGTGGCGCTGCCCGCGCTGGGGAACGAGTTCATCAGCCTGATTCTGGGCAGCAGTCTGGCGAGCGCCGTGACCTTGCAGGAACTGTTCAGTCAGGGGCGGTACATCACGAACGCCACGTACCGGCAGTTCGAGGTGTACGCCGTGCTGGCGCTGGTGTACTTCCTGCTGACCTTCGCCCTGACGCGGCTGGTGCGGCTGCTGGAACGCCGCCTGAGCCGGGGCGTGACCCTGCCGGACCGCCGCGTGATCTGA
- a CDS encoding MerR family transcriptional regulator, translating to MIYLNGPTHPTPTDQTGPRWTVGEVSALTGVSVRTLHHYDQIGLLRPAGRSDGNYRLYTPGDLTRLRRVLTWRALGLPLSRVADVLDAPPEQERGALHAQATRLRADLRRTQHTLRQVQARLDALNGRVEESSMNNEDIKAAFDGFDPAPYETEVQERWGDTDAYRQSAARTARYTQADWQRIRAEMDAITADYVALMDAGVPPTDARASAVAARHRAHISGAYYDASPTMMRGLAQMWVADDRFRRSIDRARPGLADYQGRAVTAWADAQDRPV from the coding sequence GTGATCTATCTGAACGGCCCCACGCACCCCACACCCACCGACCAGACCGGCCCGCGCTGGACGGTGGGCGAGGTTAGCGCCCTGACCGGCGTCAGCGTGCGCACCCTGCACCACTACGATCAGATCGGGCTGCTGCGCCCCGCCGGGCGTAGCGACGGAAATTACCGCCTGTACACGCCGGGCGACCTGACGCGGCTGCGGCGGGTGCTGACGTGGCGGGCGCTGGGCCTGCCCCTGTCACGGGTGGCGGACGTACTGGACGCCCCGCCGGAACAGGAACGCGGGGCCCTGCACGCACAGGCCACGCGGCTGCGGGCGGATCTGCGCCGCACCCAGCACACGCTGCGGCAGGTACAGGCCCGCCTGGACGCCCTGAACGGCAGGGTAGAGGAGAGCAGCATGAACAACGAGGACATCAAAGCCGCCTTCGACGGGTTCGACCCCGCGCCGTACGAGACCGAGGTGCAGGAACGCTGGGGCGACACCGACGCCTACCGCCAGAGCGCCGCCCGCACCGCCCGTTACACGCAGGCCGACTGGCAACGCATCCGCGCCGAGATGGACGCCATCACCGCCGACTACGTGGCCCTGATGGACGCGGGCGTGCCCCCCACCGACGCGCGGGCGAGCGCCGTCGCGGCGCGGCACCGGGCGCACATCAGCGGCGCGTACTACGACGCCTCGCCCACCATGATGCGCGGACTGGCGCAGATGTGGGTGGCCGACGACCGCTTCAGGCGCAGCATCGACCGCGCCCGCCCCGGACTGGCCGACTACCAGGGCCGCGCCGTGACCGCCTGGGCCGACGCGCAGGACCGCCCGGTCTGA
- a CDS encoding AzlC family ABC transporter permease produces the protein MTASAPFWPAFWPPFWRGFRALLPLWPGMVPFAVAYAVTARAGGLSVWETQLMSATVFAGASQFAAAGQFVGGGLPTVAGALGLVATTFLLNARHVLYGLSLSRTLPLPWGQRLVAAQFLTDEAYGVTVVAGPRDPGGLSVAFLLGAELSLYAVWNASTLLGALAGAVLPDPQALGVGVIFPLAFLGLLVPLLVDRVTLLVALVSGVGAWLLGRALPGGLVILLAGVGGAALGAWITTRRAGSRA, from the coding sequence ATGACTGCCTCTGCCCCGTTCTGGCCTGCATTCTGGCCGCCGTTCTGGCGGGGTTTCCGGGCGCTGCTGCCGCTGTGGCCGGGCATGGTGCCGTTCGCGGTGGCGTACGCCGTGACCGCGCGGGCCGGGGGCCTGAGCGTCTGGGAGACGCAGCTGATGAGCGCCACGGTGTTCGCGGGGGCCAGTCAGTTCGCGGCGGCCGGGCAGTTCGTGGGGGGCGGCCTGCCGACCGTGGCGGGCGCTCTGGGACTGGTGGCGACCACGTTCCTGCTGAACGCCCGGCACGTGCTGTACGGCCTGAGCCTGTCGCGCACACTCCCGCTGCCGTGGGGTCAGCGTCTCGTGGCGGCGCAGTTCCTGACGGACGAGGCATACGGCGTGACGGTCGTGGCGGGGCCGCGTGATCCGGGCGGCCTGAGTGTCGCGTTCCTGCTGGGCGCGGAACTCAGTCTGTATGCCGTGTGGAACGCCTCGACGCTGCTGGGGGCACTGGCAGGCGCGGTGCTGCCAGACCCGCAGGCGCTGGGGGTGGGCGTGATCTTCCCGCTGGCGTTCCTGGGGCTACTGGTGCCGCTGTTGGTGGACCGCGTGACCCTGCTGGTGGCGCTGGTGTCGGGCGTGGGGGCGTGGCTGCTGGGGCGGGCGCTGCCGGGCGGACTGGTGATCCTGCTGGCCGGGGTGGGCGGCGCGGCGCTGGGCGCCTGGATCACCACCCGCCGCGCCGGGAGCCGCGCGTGA
- a CDS encoding AzlD domain-containing protein produces MSGWLVIGLMWAVTYPARLLGLSLGRLNLPPFWLAFLRFVPVSVFAALVVPDVLGSPEWARRIVGALAGGLLMWRSRNLALGILGGFAAYWAARLAGL; encoded by the coding sequence GTGAGCGGCTGGCTGGTGATAGGGCTGATGTGGGCGGTCACGTACCCGGCGCGGCTGCTGGGCCTGAGCCTGGGCCGCCTGAACCTGCCGCCGTTCTGGCTGGCCTTCCTGCGGTTCGTGCCGGTCAGCGTGTTCGCGGCGCTGGTCGTGCCGGACGTGCTGGGCAGCCCTGAGTGGGCGCGGCGGATCGTGGGGGCGTTGGCGGGCGGCCTGCTGATGTGGCGCAGCCGCAACCTCGCGCTCGGCATTCTGGGCGGCTTTGCAGCGTACTGGGCGGCCCGGCTGGCGGGCCTGTGA
- a CDS encoding PASTA domain-containing protein, whose translation MTGQVGRVKVIDGKYEVLRELSTQGMVTLSEVRAAEGVTRHVAWFAVATPADRQVFHAYRTALRALEPAGLTDVVARPGAYYAVWKPVAGQPLAALLEQKVRPQETVDALNATADTLAAQGYALDDADLVTENHQVSVAYLRPLTLPRTPEDIAARNAQTLAPLKAGRVRRRREPGAWLSFVPGLLLLGGAAYLGAQAVQIYLNPPVREVVSVTGQEAKVAARSLTGAGFRVEYTQGQAGGRAIGSIIRQDPAGGTTLPRGRLVILTVNNPPAIEVPALEEMNVGQARDALKDRAMLVGKVIKIDGTLSNTPEGRVIAQLPEAGSSAQRGQSVQLLISTGISAKETWLPNLTGLTFDQARAHARAAGLVVTSVERQPSDQPENTVLEQTPAPYVRVDVGSPVKLTVASARYSAPSRPAGNLPLPPAYVPPTPVQPEAPQGTEPTTEPVTPDAVPATPDTGSTGTGTTTPPAPETAQPTTPATPEIAPTEPQSRSVNFEYVFPGDLPAGNYTVVVRDDDGERQIMPPTAAANLANRRANSSEAAVVRGNAVFVIRRDGVDYATVTP comes from the coding sequence ATGACGGGTCAGGTGGGCAGGGTCAAGGTCATTGATGGCAAGTACGAGGTTCTCCGGGAACTCTCGACCCAGGGCATGGTGACCCTCTCCGAGGTGCGCGCCGCCGAGGGTGTCACCCGGCACGTCGCGTGGTTTGCCGTGGCGACCCCCGCCGACCGGCAGGTGTTCCACGCGTACCGCACGGCGCTGCGGGCCCTGGAACCTGCCGGTCTGACGGACGTGGTCGCCCGCCCCGGCGCGTACTACGCGGTCTGGAAGCCCGTCGCCGGGCAGCCGCTCGCGGCGCTGCTGGAACAGAAGGTGCGCCCGCAGGAGACCGTGGACGCCCTGAACGCGACGGCCGACACGCTGGCCGCGCAGGGGTACGCGCTGGACGACGCCGATCTGGTCACCGAGAACCATCAGGTGAGCGTGGCGTACCTGCGGCCCCTGACGCTGCCGCGCACGCCCGAGGACATCGCCGCGCGCAACGCCCAGACCCTCGCCCCGCTGAAGGCCGGGCGGGTACGCCGCCGCCGCGAGCCCGGCGCGTGGCTGAGTTTCGTTCCGGGGCTGCTGCTGCTGGGCGGCGCGGCGTACCTGGGCGCGCAGGCCGTGCAGATCTACCTGAACCCCCCGGTGCGCGAGGTGGTGTCCGTCACTGGCCAGGAAGCCAAGGTGGCCGCCAGGAGCCTCACGGGCGCGGGGTTCCGGGTGGAGTACACGCAGGGGCAGGCGGGTGGGCGCGCCATCGGCAGCATCATCCGGCAGGACCCGGCGGGCGGCACCACCCTACCGCGTGGCCGGCTGGTGATCCTGACCGTGAACAACCCGCCGGCCATCGAGGTTCCGGCGTTGGAGGAAATGAATGTCGGGCAGGCGCGCGACGCCCTGAAAGACCGCGCCATGCTGGTCGGGAAGGTGATCAAGATCGACGGGACGCTGTCGAACACCCCGGAAGGCCGCGTGATCGCGCAGCTGCCGGAAGCCGGTTCCAGCGCCCAGCGCGGCCAGTCGGTGCAGTTGCTGATCAGCACCGGGATCAGTGCCAAGGAAACGTGGCTGCCGAACCTGACGGGCCTGACCTTCGATCAGGCGCGGGCGCACGCGCGGGCCGCCGGACTGGTCGTGACCTCCGTGGAGCGCCAGCCCAGCGACCAGCCCGAGAACACCGTGCTGGAGCAGACGCCCGCCCCGTACGTGCGGGTGGATGTGGGCAGCCCTGTGAAACTGACGGTGGCATCGGCGCGTTACAGCGCCCCCAGCCGCCCGGCCGGGAACCTGCCGCTGCCGCCCGCGTACGTACCCCCCACGCCCGTGCAGCCCGAAGCGCCGCAGGGCACGGAGCCCACCACGGAACCCGTCACGCCGGACGCGGTGCCTGCCACGCCCGACACGGGCAGCACCGGCACGGGCACGACGACCCCGCCGGCACCGGAAACGGCCCAGCCGACCACGCCCGCCACACCGGAGATCGCGCCGACCGAACCTCAGAGCCGTTCGGTGAACTTCGAGTACGTGTTCCCCGGCGATCTGCCCGCCGGGAATTACACGGTGGTCGTGCGGGACGATGACGGCGAGCGGCAGATCATGCCGCCCACGGCCGCCGCTAACCTCGCCAACCGCCGCGCGAACAGTTCCGAGGCGGCCGTGGTGCGCGGCAACGCCGTGTTCGTCATCCGCCGCGACGGCGTGGATTACGCCACGGTCACGCCCTGA